Below is a genomic region from Thermodesulfobacteriota bacterium.
CAAGAGTATGGCGGCTTACACCCAGACGAACGCGCACAGCAAATCGTGGATACAATAGGTAGAAAGCTCGTTTCGGAAAGTGACGCCTCCAAAACCAACTATCCCTTTGAGTTTCATCTTCTAGCTGATGGTCAGACCGTTAACGCATTTGCCTTACCCGGCGGACAGGTCTTCATCACTTCAGGCTTATTGAATAGACTAGAAACACAAGGGCAGTTGGCTGGCGTCTTAGGACACGAGATCGGGCACGTTGTAGCACGACACGGCGCCGAGCGTATAGCCAAGCAGCAGCTTACCGAGGGATTGACCGGCGCACTGGTGTTATCCACGTACGACCCGAACGACCCAAGCACTCAAAGGACAGCACAGGTGGCCATAGTGATCGGGCAATTGGTGAACATGAAATATGGCCGGGAGGATGAATTGCAATCCGACCAATTGGGAGTGCGTTTCATGTCCCAGGCTGGCTATGACCCGCGTGCTCTAATCGGTGTGATGAGGATTCTGGATGAAGCTTCGGGTGGCGCGCGTCAACCGGAATTTTTCAGCACCCACCCCAACCCGGAGAACCGCATTGAGATGATCCAGCGGGCAATTCAAGAGCAGTTCCCCAACGGCGTGCCTGGTGGGTTGGTACAGTGACTTACTTCCTGAATCAGTATATTGGCTCGGTGGGGATTTATTCTAGCTTATCTTACATGTAATGATATAATTAGAATTCCTGATAAAGCCTTCTTAATTTCTATAATTTAACGTCAGAACATGGGTGAT
It encodes:
- a CDS encoding M48 family metallopeptidase, translated to MTNPSAYSRRVSAQGKSSSSDWTGTSGKIRVIIAIIMALFALISYFGSSVYNPVTGEKQYINITEEQEIALGLQAAPQMAQEYGGLHPDERAQQIVDTIGRKLVSESDASKTNYPFEFHLLADGQTVNAFALPGGQVFITSGLLNRLETQGQLAGVLGHEIGHVVARHGAERIAKQQLTEGLTGALVLSTYDPNDPSTQRTAQVAIVIGQLVNMKYGREDELQSDQLGVRFMSQAGYDPRALIGVMRILDEASGGARQPEFFSTHPNPENRIEMIQRAIQEQFPNGVPGGLVQ